The following DNA comes from Myxococcus fulvus.
AGCCGCGAGAAAGGAGCGAGCCTGCGCTGCACGTCCAGCGCGCACCGGGCCGCGCGCGCCACCGCCTCCGCGTCGCCCTCGTCGGAGGCGGGCTCGAAGCAGGCGAGGATGGAGTCACCAGCGAACTGGTAGATGTCGCCGCCGTGCGCCTTCACGACGTCGATCATCTCCGTGTAGTAGCCACGAAGCAGGCGCTGGAGCGCGTCGATGCCACGAGGCCCTTCACCGCTCAGCCGCACGACGATGGGCGTGAAGCCCGCGATGTCCAGCACCAGGATGGCGCCGCGCACCGGCTCCACCGCCGGCAGCGCGTGCGCCTCCGTGTCCTCCAGCCTGCGAATCAGCGCGCCGGGGATGTAGGGCCGGAGCGAGGACAGCACCAGGTCGATGTCGGCCGACGACATGCTGGCGCCCTCAGCCCAACGTCCTGAAGCGAATCCACATCGCCGCCACGCCCACTCCGGCGTAGAGGAACGTCTCCAGCGTCTCCGACAACGGCTGCGCCTTCCTCAACGCACCCCACGCGTGCACCACCACCATGGCCGCGCACACCCAGCCGATGAGCTCGAAGAGCGCCGGCTGGCTTCGCGGGTCCGGGATGTAGCGCATCACCGTGAGGATGATGGCCAGCGCCACGCCGCCCAGGCACCGGCCGAAGTACACCGTCAGGTCCGTGTTGCCCTGCATCGGCGCCCAGCCCAACCAGCGAGACCAACGCAGCGGCATCAGGAGGAGCGGCAGGGCGAACACCAACAGGAAGAACGTCGTCGAGACGGCCAGGAACCAACTTGCGAGTGGGTATTCGGCACTGATCATGTCGACGCACGAGGAACGGCGTGGAAACCGAGTCTTCAGCGTGGAGCGTCAGTGCCCCCGGCTCCCCATCCTAGTCGGTTTTCACCCGGCTTCGAGCACCCTCGAACCAGACGAGGATTCCTGGGTTTCCAAGCTCAGGGAGCAGGAGAGCGGGCGGGCTCGAGGACGGCGGCGCGGAGGAACTCGGCGACGCGCTCCAGGGAGTCGGTGCGCTCCAGGCCGGAGGGGAAGCGGCGGAAGGCGTCGTTGGGGCCGAAGAGGATGATGGGCTTGCCGTAGCGCGCGCACAGCACGGCCTCGGCGGCGGTGCCGGCGCCCCCGGGCAGGGCCACGAGGGCGTGGGGGGTGAGGACGTTGATGTGGTTGCGGCTGAGTGGATCCGTACCCTGCTCTCCGCTCAGGGGCAGGTGGGTGTAGATGGCCAGCTCCACGCCCGGGTTGGGGTAGCCCT
Coding sequences within:
- a CDS encoding LOG family protein — translated: MRKERRIIGVFGSGRQEHLERVIPLARWIAEAGFDLLTGAGSGVMRAAADAFVQVVGRRGISIGIVPGTVKDGEYVPRQGYPNPGVELAIYTHLPLSGEQGTDPLSRNHINVLTPHALVALPGGAGTAAEAVLCARYGKPIILFGPNDAFRRFPSGLERTDSLERVAEFLRAAVLEPARSPAP